From the genome of Natranaerobius trueperi, one region includes:
- a CDS encoding APC family permease, with amino-acid sequence MITQVNDQKISLVGAVIMIVGTVVGAGIYIIIGPLAVNVGPGLLISYLIALLIATTSSFCYAQVSAVYPTTAATYRYAKMFYPEMIGFLMGWLRFLTSFYGLALMASGFTEYYQNPLGLSNRLIAATILTIFFIVNLLGIRTTQIVQSILVTIVISGLVLFSGGGFSEIEANNLFPMTEAGIGAIFGGALTAFFAYTGMYFVAEIGDEIEESDKNIPRAIIIASIIIGLLYLSTTLVFSGALGWDTIINKEPNLAQAAHKILPTDFFYFIQISGVVAVIMPINSIYAASSRLLASLSQDGYMPKILANKNKYNVPGISLFLIYVLGVIIVLLDLSILYLGAINSLVTLIGMALVAGAGLKILKVEPQKLKEAPFTLKPVLLIFLSIFTIIAVLCLAVFTFIEDSMVLNSIILWISIGTIYFYGSKLYYHKRSKTKSIYYKGENTYARRE; translated from the coding sequence TTGATTACTCAAGTAAATGACCAAAAAATCAGTTTAGTTGGTGCAGTAATAATGATAGTAGGAACGGTGGTAGGTGCAGGAATTTACATTATTATTGGTCCCCTCGCCGTAAATGTAGGACCTGGATTATTAATTTCATATTTAATAGCTTTATTAATAGCTACCACCTCTTCATTTTGTTATGCTCAAGTTTCTGCTGTTTATCCGACCACTGCAGCTACTTATAGGTATGCTAAAATGTTTTATCCTGAAATGATTGGTTTTTTAATGGGATGGTTACGATTCCTGACTTCCTTTTATGGTTTGGCACTTATGGCAAGTGGATTTACTGAATACTATCAAAATCCACTTGGATTAAGTAACCGATTGATTGCAGCTACTATTTTAACTATTTTTTTTATTGTAAATTTACTAGGTATTCGAACTACCCAAATAGTTCAAAGTATTTTGGTTACTATAGTTATTTCGGGTTTAGTACTGTTTTCTGGTGGTGGATTTTCTGAAATTGAAGCTAATAATCTTTTTCCGATGACAGAGGCAGGAATAGGAGCTATATTCGGTGGTGCATTAACAGCCTTTTTTGCTTATACAGGTATGTATTTTGTAGCAGAAATTGGTGATGAAATTGAAGAATCCGATAAAAATATTCCACGAGCAATAATTATTGCTTCTATAATCATAGGACTTTTATATTTATCTACTACTTTAGTTTTTTCAGGAGCTCTTGGATGGGATACCATTATTAATAAAGAACCAAATCTAGCTCAAGCGGCTCATAAAATATTACCTACTGATTTTTTTTATTTTATTCAAATTAGCGGTGTTGTTGCTGTTATAATGCCAATTAATTCTATTTATGCTGCTAGTAGTCGTTTGTTAGCCAGTTTGTCCCAAGATGGATATATGCCTAAAATATTAGCTAATAAAAACAAATATAATGTGCCAGGTATTTCTCTCTTTTTGATATATGTTTTAGGAGTAATTATAGTTTTATTAGATTTGTCAATTTTATATCTTGGTGCAATTAACTCTCTAGTTACATTAATTGGGATGGCTTTAGTTGCTGGTGCTGGGTTAAAAATATTGAAAGTTGAACCTCAAAAATTAAAAGAAGCTCCTTTCACCTTAAAACCAGTACTTCTAATATTTTTGTCAATATTTACAATTATAGCGGTTTTATGTCTAGCTGTTTTTACTTTTATTGAGGATTCAATGGTATTGAACTCTATTATTTTATGGATTAGTATTGGGACTATATACTTCTATGGAAGCAAGTTATACTACCATAAGAGATCTAAAACTAAAAGTATATACTACAAAGGAGAGAACACATATGCACGAAGAGAATAG
- a CDS encoding YqeG family HAD IIIA-type phosphatase — MKLLYPDLYLESIFSIDFDKLSHNGIKGIITDLDNTLIAWKDKRLTEQLENWLREAKKRNIKLIIVSNNKNSRVYNFAEKVGLPAIPNANKPRRKSFQCALNQLGLPPEEVAVIGDQVFTDVLGGNRMGMFTVLVVPIDDKEFLGTKVLRTAERLILRKITKQS, encoded by the coding sequence ATGAAATTATTATACCCGGATTTATATTTAGAATCTATATTTAGTATAGATTTTGATAAATTATCACATAACGGAATTAAAGGAATAATTACAGATCTAGACAATACTTTGATAGCTTGGAAAGATAAAAGATTAACTGAACAACTTGAGAATTGGTTAAGAGAAGCAAAGAAAAGAAATATTAAACTAATTATAGTATCTAATAACAAGAATAGTAGAGTTTATAATTTTGCGGAGAAGGTAGGGCTGCCTGCAATACCAAATGCAAATAAACCACGAAGGAAGTCGTTTCAATGTGCGTTAAACCAGTTAGGTCTTCCACCTGAAGAAGTTGCTGTTATAGGAGATCAAGTATTTACAGATGTACTAGGAGGAAATAGAATGGGTATGTTTACTGTTTTAGTTGTTCCAATTGATGATAAAGAATTCTTAGGTACGAAAGTTTTAAGAACAGCTGAGCGTCTTATTTTAAGGAAGATTACAAAACAATCGTAA
- the sigK gene encoding RNA polymerase sporulation sigma factor SigK: MLPIVSLIAIILKEISLLVSYISSNSFPKPLSKEDEKKYLKLLEQGDERAREVLIERNLRLVAHVIKKYENNSGEDTEDLISIGTIGLIKAINTFNSNKGTRLATYAARCIENEILMHFRATKKKRTESHLEDPIGVDKEGNEITLFDILGSDADVVIDQVTLTLDKDKLREIIKTLKPRERKILEWRFGLTNQARMTQKEVANSLGISRSYVSRIEKRVLNKIGNLLESSQQE; this comes from the coding sequence ATGTTACCAATAGTTAGTTTGATAGCAATTATATTAAAAGAAATTTCTTTATTAGTTTCGTATATAAGTAGTAATTCATTTCCTAAACCATTATCAAAAGAGGACGAAAAAAAATATTTAAAACTTTTAGAACAAGGAGATGAGAGAGCTAGAGAAGTTCTTATTGAAAGAAATTTAAGACTTGTTGCTCATGTTATAAAAAAATATGAAAATAATAGTGGAGAAGATACAGAAGATCTGATCTCAATTGGAACTATTGGTTTAATAAAGGCAATTAATACATTTAATAGTAATAAGGGGACCCGGTTAGCAACCTATGCAGCTAGGTGTATAGAAAATGAAATATTAATGCATTTTAGAGCTACTAAAAAGAAAAGGACAGAATCCCATTTAGAAGACCCAATAGGGGTAGATAAAGAAGGGAATGAAATAACTTTATTTGACATTTTAGGTTCTGATGCAGATGTTGTTATAGATCAAGTAACACTTACTCTTGATAAAGATAAATTAAGAGAAATAATAAAAACATTAAAACCAAGAGAACGTAAAATATTAGAATGGCGCTTTGGACTTACTAATCAAGCTCGTATGACTCAAAAAGAAGTGGCTAATAGCTTAGGAATCTCACGTTCTTATGTATCTAGAATAGAAAAGCGTGTTCTAAATAAAATCGGAAATTTATTAGAATCTAGTCAACAGGAGTAA
- a CDS encoding Fe-S-containing hydro-lyase — translation MIYKKITPPISTEQLQDLKAGDKIAITGTIITARDAAHKRMINHLEQYGELPLDLEGKMIYYVGPTKNKPGEVIGSAGPTTSGRMDLYTNHLLKQGVKGFIGKGNRSQEVKEGLKKYNGVYMAAVGGAGAYLKKTIKHSKIILYKDLGTEAIRKLEVEQFPVTVINDIYGNDLYIQGREKYKLET, via the coding sequence ATGATATATAAAAAAATCACCCCCCCTATTAGTACTGAACAATTACAAGACCTTAAAGCAGGTGATAAGATTGCAATCACTGGTACTATAATAACTGCTAGAGATGCAGCACATAAACGTATGATAAATCATCTAGAACAATATGGAGAGTTACCTTTAGACTTAGAAGGAAAGATGATTTATTATGTTGGACCTACCAAAAATAAACCAGGAGAAGTAATTGGCTCGGCAGGACCAACCACTAGTGGACGGATGGATTTATATACAAATCATTTATTAAAACAAGGTGTAAAAGGTTTTATTGGTAAAGGAAATCGATCCCAGGAAGTTAAAGAAGGTTTAAAAAAATATAATGGTGTTTATATGGCAGCGGTAGGAGGAGCTGGAGCTTATCTTAAGAAAACAATCAAACATTCTAAAATTATTTTATATAAAGATCTAGGTACTGAAGCTATTAGAAAGCTAGAAGTGGAGCAATTTCCCGTAACAGTAATTAATGACATATATGGTAATGACTTATATATCCAGGGAAGAGAGAAATACAAGCTTGAAACTTAA
- a CDS encoding fumarate hydratase, with translation MREIDVTQITNLVKEMCIESNLTLNDDLQCALKKGREIEESKIGKEVFNQLLQNAEYAKKDLTPLCQDTGIAVVFIEIGQDVHLVGGDLKKAVYQGVSQGYEQGYLRKSMVKDPLNRVNTQDNTPPIIHTELVPGDKIKITIAPKGGGSENMSRLAMLKPSDGKKGIIDFVIETIEKAGANPCPPIIVGVGIGGNFEYAAYLAKKALLQPVGQTNHELEKELLDEINKLGIGPQGFGGRMTALDVNILTYSCHIASLPIAVNLNCHTARHTTRYI, from the coding sequence TTGCGTGAGATAGATGTAACTCAAATAACCAATCTGGTAAAAGAAATGTGTATAGAGAGCAATTTAACTTTAAATGATGATCTTCAATGTGCTTTGAAAAAAGGTCGAGAAATAGAAGAGTCTAAGATTGGTAAAGAGGTATTTAATCAATTACTTCAAAATGCCGAATATGCTAAAAAAGATCTAACACCTCTTTGTCAAGATACTGGAATAGCAGTGGTCTTTATAGAGATAGGTCAAGATGTACATCTAGTAGGAGGAGATCTTAAAAAAGCTGTATATCAAGGAGTAAGCCAAGGGTATGAACAGGGATATTTGCGAAAGTCTATGGTAAAAGATCCATTAAATAGAGTTAACACTCAAGATAATACACCACCCATTATACATACAGAATTAGTTCCTGGTGATAAGATTAAGATAACAATAGCACCTAAAGGTGGCGGGAGCGAGAATATGAGTAGATTAGCAATGTTAAAACCATCAGATGGTAAAAAAGGGATTATAGATTTTGTAATAGAGACAATAGAAAAAGCAGGGGCTAATCCTTGTCCACCTATCATTGTTGGAGTAGGTATTGGTGGTAATTTTGAATACGCAGCTTATTTAGCTAAAAAAGCTTTATTACAACCTGTAGGGCAGACTAATCATGAGCTTGAAAAAGAACTTCTAGATGAAATTAACAAATTAGGCATTGGTCCACAAGGGTTTGGTGGCAGAATGACTGCCCTTGATGTTAATATCTTAACATATTCTTGCCATATTGCTAGCTTACCTATAGCTGTTAACCTCAATTGTCACACTGCTCGACATACTACTCGATACATTTAA
- a CDS encoding DUF6391 domain-containing protein, producing MFLFELLLLPIIIFIILSILILPFQFAFHSIINIITVPAQFIKIASNKKLRINHALEHSTINVLEKKYGYRGLAGYAKENGFVIRGKVHPTHLENAAIIGLDKLNQGYNELAIHKRCGTSMLAANFTSAVIFILLLWQTGMFSIFNIFVAILLSQFVGPTTGKILQKFITTSTDVSYIDITGIDYNANNIVGILGFNFKTAPNEFFVRTHRINEIEIMT from the coding sequence ATGTTTTTATTTGAATTACTATTACTTCCAATTATAATATTTATTATCTTAAGTATATTGATTTTACCATTTCAATTTGCTTTTCATTCAATAATTAATATAATAACGGTACCAGCACAATTTATTAAGATAGCCTCAAATAAGAAATTACGTATCAATCATGCTCTTGAGCATTCTACAATAAATGTTTTAGAAAAAAAATACGGCTATAGAGGATTAGCCGGTTATGCAAAAGAAAATGGATTTGTAATTAGAGGAAAAGTCCACCCAACACATTTAGAAAATGCCGCTATTATTGGACTAGACAAACTAAACCAAGGTTATAACGAGTTAGCAATCCACAAACGTTGTGGTACTAGTATGTTAGCTGCTAATTTTACATCCGCGGTAATTTTTATATTATTACTATGGCAAACAGGTATGTTTTCAATCTTCAATATATTCGTAGCAATATTATTGTCTCAATTTGTCGGGCCCACTACAGGTAAAATCCTACAAAAGTTTATCACTACTTCTACTGATGTATCATATATTGACATTACAGGAATTGACTATAATGCAAATAATATAGTTGGTATTTTGGGATTCAACTTTAAAACTGCACCTAATGAATTCTTTGTTAGAACTCATAGAATTAATGAAATAGAAATAATGACCTAA
- a CDS encoding carbon-nitrogen hydrolase family protein, with the protein MQFRIVERTFSKDENCPNVLLANINLASDIERNLNKMEEIIQIAHDKNVNILIFPELCVTGYVWETENEKEVFDHLMRGENSQIASWIKNVRDSLHDDRLGLEYIFYNNVRSQDDKLFNSTFILNANIDPNDEKYIYTKIFLPPIEQRYFHRGSDKRLIIDTKWGRFGFLICYDLNFVELARKYAIDNDVDAIITMADWRSEASREYPEMNIKTDHYYGFLWNLMNSSKAAYNQIFSLAANAVGRHEISDVYFWGGSGVWAPSGMQLLQASNINEELLLIYNLDIRGQKYKEQDDFNYSIDFQKFYYGIDDQGSYTKYL; encoded by the coding sequence ATGCAGTTCAGAATTGTTGAAAGAACTTTTTCAAAAGATGAAAATTGTCCAAATGTATTACTCGCTAATATCAATTTAGCTTCAGATATAGAACGAAATTTAAATAAGATGGAGGAAATTATTCAGATAGCACATGATAAAAATGTTAATATTCTTATTTTCCCTGAACTGTGTGTAACAGGATATGTTTGGGAGACTGAAAATGAAAAAGAAGTTTTTGACCATTTAATGCGGGGAGAAAATAGTCAAATAGCTTCTTGGATAAAAAATGTGAGAGATAGTCTTCATGACGATCGATTAGGGTTAGAATATATTTTTTATAATAATGTACGCTCACAAGATGATAAGTTATTTAACTCAACTTTTATATTAAATGCAAACATTGATCCAAATGATGAAAAGTATATCTATACTAAAATATTCCTTCCCCCTATAGAACAGAGATACTTTCATAGAGGTTCTGATAAAAGGCTTATCATTGACACCAAATGGGGTAGATTCGGATTTTTGATTTGTTATGATTTAAATTTTGTAGAGTTAGCTCGGAAGTATGCAATAGATAATGATGTAGATGCAATTATTACTATGGCTGATTGGCGTTCTGAAGCTAGTAGGGAATATCCGGAAATGAATATCAAAACTGACCATTACTATGGGTTTTTGTGGAATTTGATGAATTCTTCCAAAGCTGCATATAATCAAATATTTAGTTTAGCTGCTAATGCAGTGGGGCGCCATGAAATTAGTGATGTTTACTTTTGGGGTGGAAGTGGAGTGTGGGCACCTTCTGGGATGCAACTACTTCAAGCATCAAATATTAACGAAGAACTTTTATTAATATATAATTTAGATATTAGAGGACAGAAATACAAAGAACAAGATGATTTTAATTATTCAATAGACTTTCAAAAGTTTTATTATGGTATTGATGATCAAGGAAGTTATACAAAGTACTTATAA
- a CDS encoding AAA family ATPase: MGNLSDVQIGQELKINPVNNDIYTKTYHSQILNIGKRELRISIPYVNGRLIPLGAGTQIKVIINSETFDSEVISRELGHEKSLIIATPHSIFRGNRVNNKTKVISITSGKGGVGKSTLSINLAIAMSKLGKKVCLIDADLGMANIDVLLKMTPKMNLTHIINNEAENIFDVIVEGPEGVLIVPGSSGWQNIANLKDRQFQRLIKAFNELEQYTDIILFDTGAGINNNIINFLLASDEVLLVTTPEPHAITDAYAMIKVIMEQKKDLGVKLIVNKTSTPKEGSNVGNKISFASNKFLGVSMEYLGCVQENQSFIKSSKNQTPILQNQPNSKTAKEIKDLASSLIGEKNKPSSGMVGFIKKLTGLFKK; the protein is encoded by the coding sequence ATGGGTAATTTGTCAGATGTTCAGATTGGACAAGAATTAAAAATAAATCCTGTCAATAATGATATTTATACAAAAACCTATCATTCTCAAATTTTAAATATTGGTAAACGAGAACTTAGAATTTCTATCCCTTATGTAAATGGGCGTCTTATCCCCTTGGGTGCAGGAACTCAAATTAAAGTTATAATAAATAGTGAAACTTTTGACTCAGAAGTTATATCTAGAGAACTTGGTCATGAAAAATCATTAATAATAGCTACACCCCATTCCATTTTTCGAGGTAATAGAGTTAATAATAAAACCAAAGTAATATCTATAACCAGTGGTAAAGGTGGTGTAGGAAAAAGTACTCTTTCAATAAATTTAGCAATAGCCATGTCTAAACTAGGAAAAAAAGTTTGTTTAATAGATGCTGACCTAGGTATGGCGAATATAGATGTATTATTGAAGATGACACCCAAAATGAATTTAACACATATCATCAATAACGAAGCAGAGAATATCTTTGATGTTATAGTAGAAGGTCCAGAAGGTGTATTAATTGTACCTGGTAGTTCAGGATGGCAAAACATTGCAAACTTAAAAGATAGACAATTTCAAAGACTGATAAAAGCTTTTAATGAACTTGAACAATATACTGACATTATATTGTTTGATACTGGTGCAGGTATTAATAATAACATAATAAATTTCCTGTTAGCTTCAGATGAAGTGCTGTTAGTAACAACACCAGAACCACATGCCATTACCGATGCATATGCTATGATAAAAGTTATAATGGAACAAAAGAAGGATTTAGGTGTAAAGTTAATTGTTAATAAAACTAGTACACCAAAAGAAGGGTCAAATGTTGGAAATAAGATCAGTTTTGCATCTAATAAGTTTTTGGGAGTTTCTATGGAATATTTGGGTTGTGTACAAGAAAATCAATCTTTTATCAAGTCCTCAAAAAATCAAACTCCTATCTTACAAAATCAACCAAACTCTAAAACAGCTAAAGAAATTAAGGACTTAGCCAGTTCTTTAATTGGAGAAAAAAACAAACCTTCTTCAGGAATGGTTGGGTTTATTAAAAAGTTAACCGGTTTGTTTAAAAAATAA
- the cobO gene encoding cob(I)yrinic acid a,c-diamide adenosyltransferase, translated as MSNHELGTVQVYTGNGKGKTTASLGLALRALGHNFRVCVIQFMKGSSEYGEYKALEKFENATVHLMGRDTFVNKEAPEVEDVELAQEGYEKARESMISGKYDIVILDEVNVALDFHLIEVEQVLELMDIKPKNVELVLTGRNADKEVVKRADLVSEIKEVKHHFQKGIPSRKGVEH; from the coding sequence ATGAGCAATCACGAGTTAGGTACAGTTCAAGTTTACACAGGGAATGGTAAAGGAAAAACAACAGCTTCCCTAGGGTTAGCCTTAAGAGCTTTGGGTCACAATTTTAGAGTATGCGTGATTCAATTTATGAAGGGAAGCTCTGAATATGGTGAGTATAAAGCTTTAGAAAAATTTGAAAACGCGACTGTCCATCTCATGGGAAGGGATACATTTGTAAATAAAGAAGCTCCGGAAGTTGAGGATGTAGAACTGGCTCAAGAAGGGTATGAAAAAGCGAGAGAATCTATGATATCAGGCAAATACGATATTGTTATTTTAGACGAGGTTAATGTAGCTTTAGATTTTCACCTTATAGAAGTAGAGCAAGTACTCGAATTAATGGATATTAAACCCAAAAATGTTGAACTTGTATTGACAGGTAGAAATGCAGATAAAGAGGTCGTAAAGCGCGCAGACTTAGTGAGTGAGATAAAAGAAGTAAAACATCATTTTCAAAAGGGTATTCCATCTCGTAAAGGTGTAGAACATTAA
- a CDS encoding nucleoside recognition domain-containing protein, whose product MSFREKLLMILPHIILIPIFIIIISQPEAMFRGTKNGLSTWWNIILPALLPFFITSDFLMRLGIIHFGGTLLEPVMRPLFNVPGCGAFALILGMTSGAPINGAVTSDLRNLDLVTKKEGERLIAFSSNSSLLFMLSAIPVGMLNQPELGILIASTHIFTNILLGIILGFWSKRNVSRSDFTTNSIGLKKLITKAIEITKSYLRKNKIGFRQMSKEIIANSMTKVLTIGGYIVIFSILIELLIKLEVLTFLSSKLLYLIPVSNIELISSLIAGLFETTVGTKLAVDSGESLQYILTIIVFILGWGGFSIHAQMMTVISDCDLNLKLFIFTRFFQGVISSMLIYFLSSTYLESQVFTVEFAVLHVNLFWVIKRLFLKTFFLLLMLTFVSFVIVLFSSIKSFIRKEFIR is encoded by the coding sequence ATGTCATTCAGAGAAAAGCTTTTAATGATACTTCCACACATAATTCTAATACCAATTTTTATTATTATCATAAGTCAACCAGAAGCAATGTTTCGAGGAACAAAAAATGGTTTATCTACTTGGTGGAACATTATTTTACCCGCTCTACTTCCTTTTTTTATAACTTCTGACTTTTTAATGAGGTTAGGAATAATTCATTTTGGTGGAACTTTATTAGAACCAGTAATGCGCCCTTTATTTAATGTACCTGGATGTGGGGCTTTTGCATTAATCTTAGGAATGACAAGCGGAGCTCCTATAAATGGAGCAGTTACTTCTGATTTACGTAATTTGGATTTAGTAACCAAAAAAGAAGGGGAACGATTAATAGCATTTTCCTCTAATTCTAGTTTACTCTTTATGTTAAGTGCAATTCCAGTAGGTATGCTAAACCAACCTGAACTAGGAATTTTAATTGCTAGCACTCACATTTTTACTAATATACTATTAGGAATCATACTTGGATTTTGGAGTAAAAGAAATGTTTCAAGGTCAGATTTTACAACCAATTCAATAGGACTTAAAAAGTTAATTACCAAGGCAATAGAGATTACAAAAAGTTATTTAAGGAAAAATAAAATTGGTTTTCGTCAAATGTCTAAAGAGATAATAGCAAATTCAATGACAAAAGTACTTACTATCGGTGGATATATTGTTATATTTTCTATTCTAATTGAATTATTAATTAAACTTGAAGTTTTGACTTTTCTTAGTTCAAAACTTTTATATCTAATTCCTGTAAGTAACATTGAATTAATATCTTCTTTAATAGCAGGACTTTTTGAGACTACTGTTGGAACCAAACTGGCAGTTGACTCTGGTGAAAGCTTACAATATATCTTAACGATAATTGTTTTTATCCTCGGCTGGGGAGGATTTTCAATCCATGCACAGATGATGACTGTTATATCTGATTGCGATCTAAATTTAAAATTATTTATTTTCACCAGGTTTTTTCAAGGGGTTATTTCTTCTATGTTAATCTACTTTTTAAGTAGCACATACTTAGAATCTCAAGTATTTACAGTAGAATTTGCAGTACTACATGTTAACTTGTTTTGGGTTATTAAAAGACTATTTTTAAAAACTTTTTTTTTATTGCTTATGCTTACTTTTGTTTCGTTTGTAATTGTATTATTCTCTTCCATTAAATCATTTATTAGGAAGGAGTTTATCAGGTAG
- a CDS encoding MFS transporter translates to MKKTSAVKVGILSASNYITVLVNTVLFPIFPVISRELNLDLHDLAILVGIVSFPAALINLIGGMLADRFGKKIIMVASLLLYGFGGLVAGVSILLMAEPYPLILLGRLFQGIGSATPMYLSVALVGDIFQSLERSKALGFLETANGLGKVTSPILGALVGLITWYSIFFIYPLIAIPVALLTWVYIEEPQSKGEVDWNKQKKAFVEFKEQSRFLTLIVAFLVIFILIGVMFWLSDFLEERLELGQILRGLVISLPSVAMLITTLFAERLHNTIRPKYLMGGGLIIIAVSLFVMYFTLETIFFWPIIVLLGVGSGIVLPSVDMVSTSVKEKEIRGIMSTIYGSARSLGGALSTITFSQLLEFGLQITFYTVGIGSLLVGLLVIIRLEEKRILPDKLLPNK, encoded by the coding sequence TTGAAAAAGACGAGTGCAGTTAAAGTAGGTATATTAAGTGCATCAAACTATATAACAGTATTAGTAAATACAGTCCTATTCCCAATTTTCCCTGTTATATCAAGAGAGCTCAACTTAGATTTACACGATTTAGCTATATTAGTAGGAATAGTTTCTTTCCCTGCAGCATTAATTAATCTAATTGGTGGAATGTTAGCTGATAGGTTTGGTAAAAAAATAATTATGGTAGCATCTTTGCTTCTTTACGGATTTGGTGGATTGGTGGCAGGTGTTAGTATACTATTAATGGCTGAACCATATCCTTTGATTCTATTAGGTAGACTATTTCAAGGTATTGGTTCAGCAACTCCAATGTATCTTTCAGTTGCTCTTGTTGGTGATATTTTTCAAAGTCTTGAACGTAGTAAAGCCCTCGGTTTTTTAGAAACTGCAAACGGTCTGGGAAAAGTGACAAGTCCAATACTAGGTGCTCTTGTAGGGCTAATAACTTGGTATTCTATTTTCTTTATATATCCGTTAATTGCCATACCAGTTGCACTTTTAACATGGGTTTATATAGAAGAACCTCAATCTAAAGGAGAAGTAGATTGGAATAAACAAAAAAAGGCATTTGTCGAGTTCAAAGAACAATCTAGATTTTTAACTTTAATTGTTGCTTTTCTAGTAATTTTTATTTTAATAGGTGTTATGTTTTGGTTAAGTGATTTCTTAGAGGAGCGTTTAGAATTAGGGCAAATTTTAAGGGGATTAGTTATTTCTTTACCCTCTGTAGCAATGCTTATAACTACATTATTTGCAGAAAGATTACATAATACCATTCGTCCTAAATACCTTATGGGCGGTGGATTAATTATAATTGCTGTTAGCTTATTTGTAATGTATTTCACTCTTGAAACAATCTTCTTTTGGCCAATAATTGTATTACTAGGTGTAGGATCAGGTATTGTACTTCCTTCAGTTGATATGGTTAGTACATCAGTTAAAGAAAAGGAAATTAGAGGAATCATGAGTACAATATATGGTAGTGCACGATCATTAGGTGGAGCACTATCTACTATAACTTTTTCACAACTACTTGAATTTGGATTACAAATCACTTTTTATACAGTGGGTATTGGATCATTACTAGTTGGATTATTAGTTATTATAAGACTTGAAGAAAAGAGAATTCTACCTGATAAACTCCTTCCTAATAAATGA